In Zingiber officinale cultivar Zhangliang chromosome 6A, Zo_v1.1, whole genome shotgun sequence, a single genomic region encodes these proteins:
- the LOC121996092 gene encoding biotin carboxylase 1, chloroplastic-like isoform X2, producing MPTPRSASRALQSPALVQGFWLIMDSILVSKPVVPSPGLFLQPAGGIKGSQCKLGVGHAANFCKIYYPRKPTSYAAKRSTNHSRVLNEIRCDEKILVANRGEIGVRVIRTAHEMGIPCVAVHSTIDRDALHVRLSDDAVCIGEALAVNSYMESILLDQMQVVLLPVDRVMI from the exons ATGCCGACTCCTCGCTCCGCCTCTCGAGCCCTTCAGTCCCCAGCTCTCGTTCAG GGTTTCTGGTTGATCATGGACTCCATTCTCGTCAGCAAGCCGGTGGTTCCTTCTCCT GGACTGTTCCTTCAACCTGCTGGAGGAATAAAAGGCTCACAATGTAAGCTTGGTGTGGGACATGCTGCCAACTTCTGTAAAATATATTATCCTAGAAAACCAACTTCTTATGCAGCCAAGAGATCTACAAATCATAGTAGAGTGCTGAATGAAATTCGATGTGATGAAAAAATTCTTGTGGCCAATAGAGGAGAAATTGGAGTCAGAGTGATCCGAACTGCACATGAAATGGGTATACCTTGTGTAGCTGTTCATTCTACTATTGATCGCGATGCACTTCATGTGCGGCTCTCAGATGATGCAGTCTGTATTGGTGAAGCCCTAGCAGTCAATT CGTACATGGAGTCAATTTTATTGGACCAAATGCAAGTGGTTCTTTTACCAGTTGATCGTGTCATGATATAG
- the LOC121996092 gene encoding biotin carboxylase 2, chloroplastic-like isoform X1, which produces MPTPRSASRALQSPALVQGFWLIMDSILVSKPVVPSPGLFLQPAGGIKGSQCKLGVGHAANFCKIYYPRKPTSYAAKRSTNHSRVLNEIRCDEKILVANRGEIGVRVIRTAHEMGIPCVAVHSTIDRDALHVRLSDDAVCIGEALAVNFSPGCTMLHSGYGFLAESACFVDMCSVHGVNFIGPNASGSFTS; this is translated from the exons ATGCCGACTCCTCGCTCCGCCTCTCGAGCCCTTCAGTCCCCAGCTCTCGTTCAG GGTTTCTGGTTGATCATGGACTCCATTCTCGTCAGCAAGCCGGTGGTTCCTTCTCCT GGACTGTTCCTTCAACCTGCTGGAGGAATAAAAGGCTCACAATGTAAGCTTGGTGTGGGACATGCTGCCAACTTCTGTAAAATATATTATCCTAGAAAACCAACTTCTTATGCAGCCAAGAGATCTACAAATCATAGTAGAGTGCTGAATGAAATTCGATGTGATGAAAAAATTCTTGTGGCCAATAGAGGAGAAATTGGAGTCAGAGTGATCCGAACTGCACATGAAATGGGTATACCTTGTGTAGCTGTTCATTCTACTATTGATCGCGATGCACTTCATGTGCGGCTCTCAGATGATGCAGTCTGTATTGGTGAAGCCCTAGCAGTCAATT TTAGTCCTGGGTGTACAATGTTGCATTCTGGTTATGGTTTCTTGGCTGAGAGTGCTTGCTTTGTTGATATGTGCAGCGTACATGGAGTCAATTTTATTGGACCAAATGCAAGTGGTTCTTTTACCAGTTGA